Proteins encoded in a region of the Candidozyma auris chromosome 7, complete sequence genome:
- the TIF5 gene encoding translation initiation factor eIF5, with protein MPPIQSKVEGRGNGIKTAIPNLSEVARALGRPPAYVVKYFGSELGAQTKINEDEDRFLVNGAHSQAELQDSLDGFINRFVLCGACKNPETQIIIKSKGFLQKDCKACGRITDIDLRHKLSSYILKNPPPTSSGKKAATAQANVVGGGKSISDIAQSADNGEAKQANGDDDDDALTKKINAEAAALANETVEVADDDWAVDMSKEAIEARARELEGLSLNDSQTKLTEFGEWVLKDAGDDKEDLPSDIDIYKKIVELELLEKPEVMLVLGQVLFDEDILEQLDQHHGLLVKLIEEKSDYEKAFLGGLERFLGLEKPELIPLVPKILAKMYEKDLASEEEILNWGSKVSKKYVPKDVSKKVRKAAKPFIKWLKEADEESDDE; from the coding sequence ATGCCTCCAATCCAATCGAAGGTGGAAGGTAGAGGTAACGGTATCAAGACGGCCATCCCCAACTTGAGCGAAGTTGCCAGAGCCTTGGGTAGACCTCCAGCATACGTGGTCAAGTATTTTGGTTCTGAATTGGGTGCGCAGACGAAGATTAACGAGGACGAAGACAGATTCCTCGTTAACGGTGCCCACTCGCAAGCTGAACTACAAGACTCCTTGGACGGGTTCATCAACAGATTTGTTCTCTGCGGCGCTTGTAAGAACCCAGAGACTcagatcatcatcaagagcAAAGGATTCTTGCAGAAAGACTGTAAAGCTTGCGGTCGTATCACTGATATTGATTTGAGACACAAGTTGTCCTCgtacatcttgaagaatccTCCACCAACGTCCAGTGGCAAAAAAGCCGCCACCGCCCAGGCGAACGTCGTTGGTGGTGGTAAGTCCATTTCCGATATTGCTCAGTCCGCCGACAACGGCGAGGCCAAGCAGGCCAAcggtgatgatgacgatgatgctTTGACGAAAAAGATCAATGCCGAGGCAGCTGCTCTAGCTAACGAAACCGTCGAGGTCGCGGATGACGACTGGGCCGTTGACATGTCCAAGGAAGCTATTGAggccagagccagagaaTTGGAAGGTCTTTCGCTAAACGACTCTCAGACAAAGCTTACCGAATTTGGTGAGTGGGTGTTGAAGGACGCCGGCGACGACAAGGAAGATTTGCCTTCTGACATTGATATTTACAAGAAGATTGTCGAGTTGGAGCTCTTGGAAAAGCCAGAGGTGATGCTCGTGTTGGGTCAAGTGTTGTTTGACGAGGATATTCTCGAGCAGCTCGATCAGCATCACGGATTGTTGGTCAAGTTGATCGAAGAGAAAAGCGACTATGAAAAGGCCTTCTTGGGTGGTCTTGAGAGATTCTTGGGCTTGGAGAAACCAGAGTTGATTCCTCTTGTGCCAAAGATTCTCGCTAAGATGTACGAAAAGGATTTGGCAAGTGAAGAGGAAATTCTCAACTGGGGTCTGAAGGTTTCTAAGAAGTACGTCCCCAAGGATGTGTCTAAAAAGGTGAGAAAGGCCGCCAAGCCATTCATCAAGTGGTTGAAGGAGGCCGACGAGGAATCGGACGACGAATAA